The DNA segment TCAAGTCACTATACACAAATAGCTGCATTCTCACTGGCTCATCCTTATATTTTCCAGTGTAGATTCCTCGATTTCTACGATTCAAATTTACTTTCTTATGCTTTACCCTCTTCACATCTATATTTTTGGAATAAAGATAGGAGAATTTGATTATCCCTTATACTTTTACAAAAAACAATATCACTATGCTTTTAATCAAGAATATTAAAGAACTGCTACAAATACGAGACAAGAATGTAAAAATACTTTCGGGCGCTGAAATGAAAGAACTCCCTTCTATCAGCAATGCGTATTTGCTTATTGAAGACGACCTCATTAAAGATTTTGGACCTATGGATAGAATTCCAACGGTAGCTAATGCAACTATAATTGATGCCGACGGTAAAACCATACTCCCAACCTGGTGTGATAGCCACACACACCTTGTATATGCCGGAAATCGTGAGCAAGAATTTGTTGATAGGATAAATGGCCTGTCCTATGAAGAAATAGCCAATCGCGGCGGAGGAATTTTAAACTCGGCAAAAAAACTAAATGCTACATCAGAAGATCAGTTGTACAATGAGTCAAAAATACGATTAGAAGAAGTTATGCGACTTGGCACTGGAGCAATTGAAATTAAGTCAGGTTATGGTCTAACTGTAGAAGGAGAATTGAAAATGCTTCGTGTAATCAAGCGACTATCAGAAAACTACCCTGTTGCTATTAGAGCCACATTTCTTGGCGCGCACGCTTTTCCGGCGGAGTATAAAGAAGATCACAAAGGATATATTGATATGCTTTGCAATGAATTAATGCCCAAAATTGCAGAGGAGAAATTAGCGCAGTATGTAGATGTCTTTTGTGAAACCGGTTATTTTTCGGTGGAAGAAACAGAACGAATTATGAAAAGTGGAAAAGAGTTTGGCTTAGTACCAAAAATTCACGTAAATCAATTTACAATTATTGGCGGAATTGAAGCTGCGGTTAAGGCTGAAGCACTATCTGTAGACCATTTGGAAGTTTTAAATGACTCAGATATTGAAGTGTTGCGAAATTCGAAAACAATCGCGGTTGCACTGCCATCTTGCTCGTATTTTATTAGTATCCCTTATACTCCTGCTCGCGCGATTATCGATGCTGGATTACCCTTAGCAATTGCAACCGACTATAATCCCGGAACAACTCCTTCGGGAAATATGAATTTTGTGGTAGCAACCTCCTGCATCAAAATGAAAATGACGCCCGAAGAGGCAATAAATGCTGCAACCTTAAATGGCGCCTATGCAATGGGACTAGAAAATACCCACGGTAGCATTACAATTGGTAAAAAAGCAAGCTTTATAATGACAGAGAAAATTGCATCTTTTTATGAGCTGCCGTATTCTTTCGGAACAAATTTAATTGACCAGGTTTATATAGATGGGAAAGTAGTAAGCTAAATTTTAGTTTTAATTTAGTACTAAATAAAAAAGGTTCGCAATATGCGAACCTTTTTTATTTTATAACTGAAAATGAAATTCTTATCTTAAGTCAAAACTAGTTTTGCTCACAAGAGTTCCTTTGTCAAAGATATTCACAAAGTATGTCCCTTTTTCAAAATCTGAACCAGCAATTAGTTCACATACATCTACTGATTTATTTTCGTATGGTACCGTAGTTACAAAACTGTAAGTAAGACTCATATCACCAAAAGTTTCAGTTTTCTTCTCACCTAATACATTATTTTTCGAATCGATAATTTGAACATAATAATTTCTACTTCCACTTTTTGCAAGAGTATTTGCCGCTAACGAAAAGCAAACTTTAAGTTTGTCAGCTCTTCTAGCTTTATCTGTTACAATCTGTTTTCCAGAATTTCTTTCTTTTATAGCTTGTGTTCTTAGGTTCATTACTGAAACTGCCGAACCTTTCTCAACCGCTTTTGCAAGGTTTTCATTTTGTATAACAAGAGTGTCATTAAAAGTTTGTGCTCTACCCAAAGCCACAATTGTACTATCGCGTTCTGTTGTAAGTTGTGCGTTTGCTTGTTTAAGCATTGCTACCTCTTTCATAAGCCCTGCCATCTTTTTTTCTAGTGCTCTGTATTGATCTCTATATTTGGCAAGAGATTTTACATCGCCTTTAGACTTGTCAAGTTCAGCAATCAGTTTTATAACTTTATCACGCTCTGCAATCAATTCATCAGACATTGAGGTGTTTTCTGCAATTGCTTTGTCATAGTTTGCTTTTAACGCAGTTAAGTCATTCATAACCGCCGACTTTTCGCTCACAAGAACAGATTGTGTGCTTTTTGCATCACTGCTCATTTTGTACATATATCCTAAACTACCAATTAATAGTATTGCCAGAATGACAATGATAGCTTTCAGATTAGAATTGTTTGTTTGGTTTTCCATAATTTTTTTATAAGATTTAAACAAAAATAATAAATATAAAATGATAACGTCC comes from the Flavobacterium ardleyense genome and includes:
- the hutI gene encoding imidazolonepropionase, encoding MLLIKNIKELLQIRDKNVKILSGAEMKELPSISNAYLLIEDDLIKDFGPMDRIPTVANATIIDADGKTILPTWCDSHTHLVYAGNREQEFVDRINGLSYEEIANRGGGILNSAKKLNATSEDQLYNESKIRLEEVMRLGTGAIEIKSGYGLTVEGELKMLRVIKRLSENYPVAIRATFLGAHAFPAEYKEDHKGYIDMLCNELMPKIAEEKLAQYVDVFCETGYFSVEETERIMKSGKEFGLVPKIHVNQFTIIGGIEAAVKAEALSVDHLEVLNDSDIEVLRNSKTIAVALPSCSYFISIPYTPARAIIDAGLPLAIATDYNPGTTPSGNMNFVVATSCIKMKMTPEEAINAATLNGAYAMGLENTHGSITIGKKASFIMTEKIASFYELPYSFGTNLIDQVYIDGKVVS
- a CDS encoding GAS domain-containing protein → MENQTNNSNLKAIIVILAILLIGSLGYMYKMSSDAKSTQSVLVSEKSAVMNDLTALKANYDKAIAENTSMSDELIAERDKVIKLIAELDKSKGDVKSLAKYRDQYRALEKKMAGLMKEVAMLKQANAQLTTERDSTIVALGRAQTFNDTLVIQNENLAKAVEKGSAVSVMNLRTQAIKERNSGKQIVTDKARRADKLKVCFSLAANTLAKSGSRNYYVQIIDSKNNVLGEKKTETFGDMSLTYSFVTTVPYENKSVDVCELIAGSDFEKGTYFVNIFDKGTLVSKTSFDLR